One Hevea brasiliensis isolate MT/VB/25A 57/8 chromosome 6, ASM3005281v1, whole genome shotgun sequence genomic window, AGGCAAAGTTAGGATATATTCTATGCAAAAGCACAATAATTTGGAGAATGTGATTTTATATAGCCAGCTGGAGAAAGGGATGGGCAGGCAGATAACATGTTGGTCTTGAGTATAGAGTTCTACTAATTTCTAATTAACATTGGAAACTAGAAATTTGTATCCATTTCAAGCCACAGAAGCTTTTCTCCATGTATGCTTAAGCATTATAGAGAAAATTGATTGGGCCTAACACATCCCTTCATACTCAAGTATGAATATTTGGAACGTGAAATAAATCTCATCTCCCTTTGAGCTAACTTTTAGGGTGGAGTTAAACCTGATCTATTTTCTCAATAAACATATATCAATAATTCTTTGAAAAGAAAACAAAGCTCATCTACAATAAGGTAGTGCATTATCTTGAATGTTCTAATGCTGTGGAAGACATGTGCGTTAAAGGGGCTTCAAATCAGATCTAACAGTCACAGAAAGGTTGAGATGATGAATGGCAGATGCTAATGCTATGAGCATTCAGTCCATTGTTTTCACCCATTTTCTTATTCTAAACCTATCATAACAAGTTGCTTTAGAAGTTTCCATAATCTATGACTTGAAATtattaactatttttttaaaGAGGCTAATTATTGTTTTGATTCCCAAGAAAATTaataaagaaagagagaaaaacaattttttttttaccttcCCAAAGCTCTCAAGCAAACTTtagtttatttgtatacattggcTGTAGTTACATATTATGATTGTTACTCCATTGTAGATGATTATGATGATGTCCTCCCTTTCTTTCTCTTTGATTGAAGTGTAAAAAGGGTTAAGCATAGATAATTGACGCTTGTTCTTGAAGAAACCATTTGAGCATCTTTTAAGTCCTATCTTAATTTTAAAAGTTGATTCCTCAAAATAAAAGATTACCCTTTTGCTGCCAAAAGGGCAACACAAATCCCATAAAATAAGAAGCACTGAAATACAAGTCCAGATTGGATAGTATTACAGGACATCATTCATGTCACAGGCTACAAATAATTGGGAACATGACATGAAAAGTGAGCATAAGGATGTCTTCCGTTCCAATGTCTTACCAATACTTGCAAAGCATTTCTGAAATCAAATGAAGATTAGGAATGATTAAGTGTGTTTTTATCCATTTCCAAATACTTGGCTTCCAAGACTagttaactttaattcccttgCTAAAAGCCTGTCAATGAGAGAGCTTGTGTTCTGATTCAATTAttacaaatataaaatataatgcaAGAGGCTGAAGCATTTAATGATATGTTCAATTGCAAAATGGGAGTGGCATTCCAAGAAGGTTTTTGCCAGGTACTTGCATAACTGGGGTAAGCCCCTTGTGATTTGGCAGAAAGTCTTGTGCATTGATGGACAAGCTCCTTCACAGGATTTATATAATTGTGTGGCATcaatttaatattgattttagcAGAAGAAGTCTTTTTCATTTCATCAGATTTGCAATACAAtctaaagaggaaaaaaaaaagaagtatatGATATGTAGAAATAATAAATTAACTTTTATTGCAAATATAACTATGGAAAACTAACAACTGGggaccaaaaaaagaaaaaaataataacaaaatctCACAATTACAAGCAATCTATTTAAATGAAATATCATTGCTGTTTCCTAAAGCATATGCTGTTTCTGCTGCCTTCTATGTCCTTGAATCTGTATGGTGTGTATGCAAAACAACAGCATTTTCTCTGAGTATTTCTTCTTTTCTACTTTTTACTTGAATGATTCAGGTTTAATTTTTTCCAGGATGGCATGAAATGAAATTGTAGGAATTGCAATCAAATGCTGCTAATAGATCCCCACTTATATATTGTGTGCAGAAGAGAAAAAACATTAACACAAACATGAAAAACCCCAAATCTGCTGCGACGATTTTTCCATGTCACTAGCTGGGGATGATGGTGCCAACATAGCCGATTCCGGTGATAAAGAAGGTGATAGTTTGGAGGAAGAGATATACAAAGTAGTTGTTCTTGCCATGAACAAaatcataacatccacacaagaaAAGGAATGCTGCAAATCCCAGCTCCAATGTGTTGAGCCTGTTAAAACAGCAAGAAAAACAAAATACTTGTTAAAAGAATCTAACCATATATTTAATCTAAGATCAAGAtgataaaaaaagaaattaaaatggaTGATCCTCTTGCCAGGTATTACCGGAATATTGCATTCGTTATGCTGAATAGATGCTGGTATAACATCTCTACATGAATAGATTCTTAAACATATCTATTGTCTTATATATGAACTATTAAATAGTCTGAAATTAGATATGGCAGGAACCCTGTCTGCTTGCAACTGAAACTTTAAACAAATCttcttaattatataaaaaaatgtaTAAAGATTCTCAATTACTGCTATAAATTAGTGGGATTTGGTTGTATTGACAAACATTATTTCTTTATGTTATGTGGATTTGGTAGTTTGGTCATTTGCTCCACCATTCAGAAACTGACATACCTCTCTTAACAGAAAAGCTATTtaataaatgtcataaaaatgAGACATTCACCTAAAATGATAATTATATGAACTGATCATAAAAAGTGTGACAAGATCAGTAATGTTCAAGAATGTTTACCTGTCAGTAAATTTGAATCGAGGTCTTTTAAGTGTTTTGACGTTGGTCTTGTTCTTGGAAGCATCTGCATTTTTCTGAAGTGTATTTCCCAGTTTTTCAGTGACGACCCACTCATTAGCTCTTCCTGCTTCTAGCAGACCGATAAATGTTGCTTTCGTTCGGTGCAAGGACATCACATTCTCAAACAGGATCCAATAGAACAGTAAGTGAATTGACCTGCAAGTTGAAGAATATGTTAACAGTAGACTTTCAGCTGAAGCAGGGAGATTGTAAATGAATCAAATGACCATACCTTGGAGTTCCTACTGAGTTTAGAATGGTAATAATGGAAGGGATGTAAACAGCTCCCCAGATTGGAACTTTAACCTCAGGAACCAAAATGGTCAATGGAAGAACAACACAGTAgaaccagaaagtgaccatatgaGCAATGATCTTGCGAACGAAGAAGAAGCTGTAGATCACATAGACCTTCTTCCAGAATTTAACTTTCTGAAATGTTCAAATGAGcttaaattagaaaaatagttaCTGAAATTGGAAACAAATCAGAAGTGCTATAAAATTCTTCTTATGAACTAACCTTATTTCTAACTATTTCCATCACCATTTTCCTGAACAGGTTGGCAGGACCACAAGACCACCTGTGCTGCTGGAACCTGAAGGCCTTGAAAGTGCTTGGCAGTTCACTTTTCACCTACCCCAAAaaataaaagaacaaaaaaacACTTAGTTAATCAGTAATGACAATAATTGCAATTAGCCAATATTAATAATGACAATTAGTTAATCAGTAATTATATACTTGTAGGTCACCAAGGTAAACAAATTTCCATCCCCTGAGACTAGCTCGGACAGCAAGATCCATATCTTCCACGGTGGTTCTGTCCTTCCAACCACCAGCCTCATTAATTGCAGCAATTCTCCATACCCCAGCAGTACCTGTATTAcagtaaatttttcataattaaaattcttCATTATCACCATAAGAGTACAAAGACAATTCATGCAGCATATTGGTTGACAAGGTACACATGTGAAATCCCACTTGAAATTTTATTATTTCTAAACTAATGCAAGTAATGTCACAAGTCACTGGAAATTTTAGACAGGTTGTTAACAGTCTCCTTCATTGAAACTTCACTTAATCTTCTAAATACAAGCTTTTAATGGTTCAAATTTGTGCTGAAATTTTCCAAGTTTGaacttaaaaaataaagaaaattctcAAGTAGTAATAAAAACAATCATCATCACCATTAAAGGTGAAGAGACTGAGTCacttattcaaaaattttgtATACCAGTCAGTAGTCACTCTCACATAGTAAAGACTTTGAACCAGTTCTAGCACAGGTcatcctagtgggagttatgggtAGCCATTAAAATAAGCATGAGCAATTTAGTTAAGCAATGCACATTACACGCTACCCTTGCTTGGTAATTACCATTGAAGCCAAAGAATGCATGAGTTGATGACCCAACTTCTTGCTCCACAGTGAAATGATAATCCAATGACATCTCTTGCATTCTTGTCAATAAGCATTCATCTGCATTCACTGCACAAATTTTCCACCAATTATTAGCATTAGCATTCctagaaatcaaaatcaactatCAAAAATAATCAAATTTACCCATATTATTAGGGGCTAATGAGACTAATTAGACATTTTGTCCTCATGTGACTCAAATTAGATTTTGCCACGTCAAGGAGAGAGAGCATGAGCGAGTCTCTTTATGCAACGTAACggactttaatttcattttttttatttaatttaatttttttaattaatgtacTATAAAATGTACAAATCGAAGTGTCGGCAATTAGGGTAGGGGGTCCCACCCATGGGCTTCTATAAAGCGGCACCTGACCAAGAAGTGGCGGTAGCTGATGCCACTGGAACTTTAGTAACACCAAATGACAATATTGCCCCTAAAACCTAAGGGGCAATTTTAAAAAATGACAAGCAAATACAACACAAATATAATATGAAAAAAAGAAGATTTTAGTTTagcttatttatatttatattaaaatcatGTTAAcccatttataatacataaatatTTATCTTTTGTTATAGATTAATttgtcaatttaatttaatatatatttataatacactttattatttatattatgtattgaTTTGTAATTTATTAACTTATTTTGATctataaatttgatttaattcgctAATTTATTTTGACCCTATAATTATTTTGACCAATTAATACATAAATGTCATTATTAGTATTGGTAGGTAAAGTAATCAAGGGATAGAATTTAGGATTAGGAACCATAATTCCTCCCAACTAATCACGTTAACATGCTCATAGGAGTTGCTATAGTTGGTGGTGTGATTTACAAATTTCCTATTTTGCCATTAAGGGGGCCAAGGGAGTCAGGGCAAAAGTGACCACCAACCCGTGATTGGTGTGTTTCTAATGGACCCCACATAAACCTCATGCAAGTGCCGAGTAGTAGTAGTCTGCTGTCCAAAACAAACAGAAATTTTACAAAGACCAAATTATGCAGAGACCACCGACACTCGATTCTGTTAGAATTTAATGGATCTTAATGGGATTAAGATACACTAAACAGGATGAAACATTTAAGTTGTTATGTGTTGATGTAATAAGATTATGAGCTTACCAAATCTCCAGCGAGCTTGAACAAGGGCAATGTCAGGATTGTGGACCAAGAAAGGAATGGCACGTCTGAGATAGTCAGGTTCAGGCTGGAAATCAGCATCAAAGATAGCAACGTACTCGCAATGTTTAACATAGCTTCTCTTAAGCCCTTCTTTTAAAGCTCCAGCTTTATAACCTACTCTGTTCTCTCTGATTTGGTATGTTATGTTTATTCCTTTGCTTGCCCGTCTCTGGCACTCTAGCTCCACCATTTGCTGCAACCCAAACATCATCATCATCTATTCATTAGCCAGACTAAAAATAACAATCATGTGATTCATTTGAGCTTTTTTGGA contains:
- the LOC110665576 gene encoding glucomannan 4-beta-mannosyltransferase 2, which translates into the protein MAEDSPKFIIPETYQVSRDDIGAQIGLIWELIKAPLIVPLLKLGVYICLTMSLMLFMERLYMGIVIIIVKLFWKKPEKRYKWEPLQEDLESGNSNFPVVLVQIPMFNEKEVYKLSIGAACSLSWPADRLVIQVLDDSTDPEIKQMVELECQRRASKGINITYQIRENRVGYKAGALKEGLKRSYVKHCEYVAIFDADFQPEPDYLRRAIPFLVHNPDIALVQARWRFVNADECLLTRMQEMSLDYHFTVEQEVGSSTHAFFGFNGTAGVWRIAAINEAGGWKDRTTVEDMDLAVRASLRGWKFVYLGDLQVKSELPSTFKAFRFQQHRWSCGPANLFRKMVMEIVRNKKVKFWKKVYVIYSFFFVRKIIAHMVTFWFYCVVLPLTILVPEVKVPIWGAVYIPSIITILNSVGTPRSIHLLFYWILFENVMSLHRTKATFIGLLEAGRANEWVVTEKLGNTLQKNADASKNKTNVKTLKRPRFKFTDRLNTLELGFAAFLFLCGCYDFVHGKNNYFVYLFLQTITFFITGIGYVGTIIPS